Part of the Chanodichthys erythropterus isolate Z2021 chromosome 13, ASM2448905v1, whole genome shotgun sequence genome is shown below.
TATTTCGCTACACTtctacatttaaatgaatgtctTCGTTCAGTGTAAACATCAAACAGTTTGTATGGCGGAGTTATTTTTTCTCTATCTTTACCAACAGACAAGTAACTGCAAGAATTAGACAAACTAACATTACTTGCCTTATCTTTCGCTGAAGCTTGTAAGCGACCACCTGAAGCTGCAGTTTGGGTAACTTATACAAGTAAACTATTCGCTAGTACTTTTGGTCCTTTTTCTCGGTCCAAGAGCGAgtatgtattaaaataattactCAATGATATGAAGACAGTTCAGGGTGTTTTGTCCACACATCTGAATAGGCACAATGGTGTTTGAATAGCTGCTTTAAAGTCTGTCTAGTTTTATCTATCTAAATGTCTGGGCTGCCATCTCGAAGAGTGTCCATTGCCGGTCAGCTATAACGCTCACTAGTACTGTCATGAGACTCGAGTCATTGGACTCTGTAAATCTATACAGAAACAAGAAATAAACTACTACTGGCCTGAGGTAGATATTTGCTAGCTACCGCAATTATCAGTTCAGCTTTCGTTTCGTGAAACAGTATCAAGAGGCGGCATCCGTGAAAACAGCAACACTGACAGATGGTGACGgagatattattaatattttcaaaataaaagacgaAAATGAACGTCAAAATCTAATAACGATAAATAAACaatggagaaaagtagctctACTGAAAATTATGATACATCTATGTTTGACgttttattttgaatgttcTATTTTTTCTGTTGTAAACAGCAGAGACGTGTATTTTCTTATAGTTTCTTACAATGCATGTTCTGTGGTGTTAATAAAACCGTGTATTATTGCTTTCAGTGGATGATTTTATTAATTCAGAAAGAATACATCGTTAATAAAAGTTTTTGGCAGACTTTAGGCAGTCAATTTCAGATTTTAAAGACCAACTAATTTAATCTGTCTTTATTATCTCTAGATTtgtaattgttttctattttttttttcgattATGCATCCTACGTTATTGTAGAAAAAAAAcagaggaaaaaaacatttaataaactgataatgtaaaatactgcccatacatattttatttatttttatttatttttactaacTTACCCATATATATGGCAATGATAACACAGCAAAAACTTTTATTCTATCTTTTCTTAAAGCACATTAACGTTTCTAGTTTCACAAGTTTTGTAATCATTCGATTCGCCCCCTAGTGGCCGCCACCATCCATGATCAGCTGGAGAGAGCACGACGCCTACTGTTATTCACATTTCTGAAgaacaatataaataataacaataaattatgattATACTTATAAATGCACAAGGCAAGAACGCTGAATGTATCTGATATTATGTTTCACAGCAGTGCAGGAGATTTTATAATGTTCGTTGGACCATAATATGGTAGGACATAcgtgattttaaaacataacaatgtttatttttctgaaattAATCAGAGATCCCAAAAACAGTAAATGCACCGTGCAACTATAAAACCTTATTAAGACGATGGCCTCATTTTGTAAAGGTTATCATGCCTATGTAAACATTAaacaatgtgtgtgtttatatgtatTTAACTTCACATATTAAGTTAACGTTAATCCTTTTATGTGATATAATGTAAAATCATGTGTTTTCAACCCCTTTCAGTGAAATGTGTAGAAAGATACGTGTCTCATTGGTCACATGCGCGCTCGGGAATAATGGCTGCACAGGAACCCTCACCACCATCTTCATTAGAAGGCAACAAACCTGGCTTCCCCAAGAAAATACTCGCCAACAAGCTGGAGGACAAGCATCTGTGCAATATATGTCTGAAAATCCTTAGGAGACCGTTTCAGGCGCAGTGCGGACATCGTTTCTGTTCATATTGTTTTACTAAAGCAGTGAGGTAAGCGTCATTCAGTCCAGATGGCCCACCTGACACGACACTACAAAAGATGAACACGACCTGTCAGGCCTCCCGTGCCATTTTTATGGTATATTTTATGAGTATAGAAACAGTAAACATTGCTTCATATCGGGgaacttaaataaatgcaggcgGTCATGTTGTGTTCGCCTTCTTGTTTCGCTGGGCGAGCTGTAAACTACAATAGCCAGACTGTTGCAGCTATTGTTAAAATCAACTCATATTATGTTGTGTCTTTGTATTCTTCAGCGATTTCGTTGAGCTTGTGTGTatgaaaccttttttttttttttccatctcaGCTCCGGACCACAGAAATGCAGTGCTTGTATAAAAGAAGACATATTTGAAGAACCAACATCGATTTTAAAACATGGCTGTGTAAGTATTTGCTTTGTTATACAGTGAGAATTAAGTTATATGAAAATTATAGGAATATATTATTAGTGCTTATTAcctttctaaaaataaatagataaatacaaataaaattcaTTGTCATTCCACCAAAATGCCACAGCTGCTAAATTGTAAAACCACTATAATCTatgtcattttgtttatttcGGACTTTTTTTGGTGGTTAATACAAACTGTAGTAACAATTTAGACAGAAGCTGTTGCTTGGTACATTGTGGGAAGAGTAGTTGGAATTGTGGGGATACCACATCTATAATGATAATGACAGAAGAACAGTATCATTTTTTCCACAGCTTATGCGTAATGAAAACATTGATGGCTAATCAGAAAGGTCTTCAGCATTTAAAGAGCCAGACAACATAACTGCAGTTCAATAATATAGTTCTTGCAATGGTTTGGTGTGAACTGAACTTTAGCCATTTTTCGCTGCTAGTAATGAGACATACAAGTTGAAAGGAGATCCTCCTTTTAATATGTGCCATTTCTTTTAGGCTTTTCCTGATAATGCTGCCAAGAGAGAAGTTGAAGCTCTTGAAGCTGTTTGCATCAATGAGGAATGTAGCTGGACAGGCACCATCAAAGAATATGAGGTACTGTGTGTCCCTTCCCTgctttgaaaaaacaaacaaaaaaacagcttaAACCAGTCTTGCTAAGCTAGTGCTTAGATGCTTGGAAAGCTGATCTTTCAGCCTGACCAGCAGAAAAGTGCCCTATACCCACCAACAATCCCACTTTACCAGACTGGGAGATGACTAAAGCTGGCTTCACACTATACAATTTTGGCCATGATTTGGCCATCAGAGACAAACGTTAAGAATGCTAAAAGATTCCTCTGATCCTAAGCCAAAATCTAAAGTCTTTGATCACTAATTTAACATGTTCACCAACAGCCAAATAATGACCATTACCATCAGATTTTATCTCCTACGAAATTCTGGCAGCGTCAGAAGATTTGTTGCACAGTCCTGCAGTGTGGCTTCTCTTATCACAacatcaaatcaaaaacaaataggAGTGCAACAACAAACCACCACTTGCTCCATACACATcgtcttcattttttttcccatttttcttttcaagacaagccatgatcaaaattaacgctagagattgtttttgtttgctagAAACCATTTTAGTCCCGCATATAATGCTGCTCACAGTCACCAAATATGTCATGGATTGATGTAAAACTCCGGACAAGTCTTCTTGCATGCATCCATTTTGAAGGCGTCTTGACTGCTGTAACGTCTGAAATGAATGATGGCAGAGATTCTGCATTGACATGGCTTATAGTGGGGATCATGTCCTgacagtctgacaagcaacagtCATAAATGACTATTATTAATTGTACAGTGTGCACCCGGCTTAAGACCAACAAACCATCgtaagctgttttttttttcttttcagaagAGTTGTTTTGCATTTTACGTACACTGACTTTTAAAATTACTTACAACATCTGAACGGCTCTTCATCTCCCAAAGGCAAACCATGAAGGAAAGTGTGACTACAGGATCCTTCCCTGCCCATCATGCAAAGAGCTTCTGAGAGCCAATGAAGTTGAACGTCACAATGAGAGAGAATGCCCAGAAAGGACTCTTAATTGTAAATATTGCAAGGAGCcttttcatttcaaaaacataaaggtaagactttttttcttattaacattaaaaagtatAACCACAGAGCTGTTTTTCTGAACCTGTTAATTGTCATCCCCTTTGTGACCATAGATCTGAACTTAAATGCTAAagttggtctctttttaaagacaGTAGGCAAAGTATTGTGAAAGTGAAAGCACTTCACAAAATTAAAGTGTCAAAacaagttatagaagtttaattttactgtaaaacaaaaatactgaaCTAAACcatttttatacaaaatattttacaaagaTTTAGACCATATGAAAGCCAAATGTCAAACGATGTTCTTTTCCAAATGTGAAGTTATTACAAAAATTGAGCCTGCtcaaaagttttaaaatactgtttcCATTGTAACTCAATGTctaatttcaaaatgtttttcacaggatgaattttgagtgttttaaaggattagttcactttaaaatgaaaatgtctctaagatgtactcaccctcaaagccatcttaggtgtatatgactttcttctttctgatgaacacaattgacgttatattaataaatatcctgacgcatccaaagTTTATAATAGCATTGAACAGGACCaatgagtttgaagctcaaTAAAGTGCATCCATttatcataaatgtactccaagTGATGCATccgtgtaagaaaaatatccaagatataaagtaaaatatctcgcttccgccagactgccttccatattcaacttacaatAAAGCGTAACTGACGAGACGTCagttgaatacggaagacgTAGGACGTAGTGTAAGCACCTGGAACTACGAGAGGCTAactttcttcctaagttgaatacgggagatatttactttataatttgttaaatatggatatttttcttacacaaacgcatcgcttcacttcaaaagacctttattaatggagtacgtttatgttggatggaggcactttcttgagcttcatactcgttggtccggttcactgccattataaagctgacTATAAAGTCagggtatttattaatataactcagattgtgttcatcaaaaagaagaaagtcatatacacctaggatggcttgagggtgagtaaatcttggggtaattttcattttacagtgaactaatccttaagcCTTTGAATGATACCTAATTTATTATGATTACTAAAAGATGTGATAGGAAAAAAGGCAACAAAAAGTGTTCCAACTGTACTGCTACCATGATACTGACAGTTGAGAATAAGTAATCAAGTAtgaaaataatccattattcTTTCACATGGCCTTCTTTTAGTCTTTTTACAAAAGCAGAGTTTTGGATATTTTTGTGGCACTgctaaagaatttttttttttttttttttaggcccATGATGAGATATGCCCTAAATATCCCATGATTTGTGAAGGTTGTGCCAAGAAAAAAATTCCAAGAGAGAAAGTAAGTAAATAGTATTTAGGCTGTTTACATACTGTTGTGCTTATGTTGTGTGTctactaaaatattattatttttttttttatatatatatatatataagagaacatttttataaagactgtttttttttcctatacAGTATGTGGACCACATTAAACTGTGCACCAAATTCAGAACACCTTGCAGATTTCATGTTGTAGGCTGTGATATGACGGTAGGTAAACCCCaattttatccatccatcagACATATTCATTTCGTTCCatgaatgtttttatttcctATAGGTGGAAAAGGAGAAGATCCACGACCATGAGCAAGCCTGTTCCTATGAGCACTTAAACCTTCTGCTGCATTTCATCATGGGCATCAAGGTGAACTTGGAGAGTCTGCAGCCTCAGAATTTGGAGCTGGCCAGCCATAAGATCCATGAGCTGCATCAGTCTCTGCGGGAGCTGGAGCTGAAGATGGGCCAGCTGAGTGGAGCAGGGGCTCCCGTGCAGGGGGCCTGCGCACCGCTGCCTCTACCACCGGCTCCAACGCTGGGTACTTCTTTCACCCCCCTCCCTACTGCTGTTGGGGCAGCGTTGGAGCTGCAGCTACACAGCGAGAAAACCAAAGTGGTGGAGCTTAGCCGCCGCTGTCAGGAGCTGGAGCTGAAGGTAAGCACCTTTGAGAACATCGTCTGTGTGCTTAACCGTGAGATGGAGCGCTCCGCCACCACCATGGAGGCCTATAACCGCCAACACCGGCTTGACCAGGACAAGATTGAGATACTCAACAACAAGGTAAAGTATTTGTTTAATATGAAGCagatattactttttttagCCAGATATATTGTTCCCTTCAATACAAGTTTTTTTGTGCAGGTACGGCAGTTGGAAAGGACGGTGGGCCTTAGGGATCTCTCCATCGTGGAGATGGAGGCAAAGATGAGGGAGATGTCTGCTGCCACATACGATGGTGTCTTTGTTTGGAAGATCTCTGACTTCTCGAAGAAGAGACAGGATGCTGTAGCCGGACGGGCACCTGCTATGTTTTCACCTggtagttttattttgtagatttCTCTTTAcggtttaatattaattattaagaATATTGTGATGGATTTTCACTCAAAGAGATTATATATGAACATTGTGATATGGCATCTCACTCCAAGGCGGCCTGTTGTGTTTTACAGCATTTTACACAAGCAAATATGGCTATAAGATGTGTTTGCGCATCTATCTGAATGGGGACGGGACGGGACGTGGTACTCACTTGTCTCTGTTC
Proteins encoded:
- the traf2a gene encoding TNF receptor-associated factor 2, producing the protein MAAQEPSPPSSLEGNKPGFPKKILANKLEDKHLCNICLKILRRPFQAQCGHRFCSYCFTKAVSSGPQKCSACIKEDIFEEPTSILKHGCAFPDNAAKREVEALEAVCINEECSWTGTIKEYEANHEGKCDYRILPCPSCKELLRANEVERHNERECPERTLNCKYCKEPFHFKNIKAHDEICPKYPMICEGCAKKKIPREKYVDHIKLCTKFRTPCRFHVVGCDMTVEKEKIHDHEQACSYEHLNLLLHFIMGIKVNLESLQPQNLELASHKIHELHQSLRELELKMGQLSGAGAPVQGACAPLPLPPAPTLGTSFTPLPTAVGAALELQLHSEKTKVVELSRRCQELELKVSTFENIVCVLNREMERSATTMEAYNRQHRLDQDKIEILNNKVRQLERTVGLRDLSIVEMEAKMREMSAATYDGVFVWKISDFSKKRQDAVAGRAPAMFSPAFYTSKYGYKMCLRIYLNGDGTGRGTHLSLFFVVMRGHSDALLKWPFNQKVTLMLLDQNNREHIIDAFRPDISSSSFQRPVSDMNIASGCPLFCPLSKLDSKNSYIRDDTIFIKAIVDLTGL